From one Lolium rigidum isolate FL_2022 chromosome 4, APGP_CSIRO_Lrig_0.1, whole genome shotgun sequence genomic stretch:
- the LOC124707459 gene encoding abscisic acid receptor PYL5, whose amino-acid sequence MVGLVGGAARGWRLSDEAAGAGGAAAEAEHMRRLHGHAPAENQCTSALVKHIKAPVHLVWSLVRSFDQPQRYKPFVSRCVLRGGDLEIGSVREVNVKTGLPATTSTERLEQLDDDEHILSVKFVGGDHRLRNYSSIITVHPESIDGRPGTLVIESFVVDVPDGNTKDETCYFVEAVIKCNLTSLAEVSERLAVQSPTSPLEQ is encoded by the exons ATGGTCGGCCTCGTAGGTGGCGCCGCGCGGGGCTGGAGGCTCAGCGACGAGGCGGCCGGTgctggaggagcggcggcggaggcggagcacATGCGGCGGCTGCACGGCCACGCGCCCGCCGAGAACCAGTGCACCTCGGCCCTCGTCAAGCACATCAAGGCCCCCGTGCACCTC GTTTGGTCGCTGGTGCGGAGCTTCGACCAGCCGCAGCGATACAAGCCGTTCGTCAGCCGCTGCGTGCTGCGGGGCGGCGACCTCGAGATCGGCAGCGTGCGGGAGGTCAACGTCAAGACCGGCCTGCCGGCCACCACTAGCACCGAGAGGCTCGAGCAGCTGGACGACGACGAGCACATCCTCAGTGTCAAGTTTGTTGGCGGCGACCACAGGCTCAGG AACTACTCATCCATCATAACTGTCCACCCAGAGAGCATTGATGGGAGGCCAGGGACGCTTGTAATAGAGTCCTTCGTGGTTGATGTGCCTGacggcaacacaaaggatgaaacCTGCTATTTCGTTGAGGCCGTGATCAAGTGCAACCTCACATCTCTCGCTGAGGTATCGGAACGGCTAGCGGTTCAGTCACCTACATCGCCGCTTGAGCAATAG